One segment of Carya illinoinensis cultivar Pawnee chromosome 1, C.illinoinensisPawnee_v1, whole genome shotgun sequence DNA contains the following:
- the LOC122274464 gene encoding uncharacterized protein LOC122274464 isoform X4, whose amino-acid sequence MEQLVNFIIRPPRAEYDPKDDLLDQEFMLKGKWYQRKDVEVKNSRGDILQCSHYAPIVTPEGKPLPCVIYCHGNSGCRADASEAAIILLPSNISVFTLDFSGSGLSGGEHVTLGWNEKDDLRSVVEYLRADGNISLIGLWGRSMGAVTSLMYGAEDPSIAGMVLDSPFSDLVDLMMELVDTYKIRLPKFTVKFAIQYMRRAIQKKAKFDITDLNTIKVANSCFVPVLLGHAIDDDFIRPHHSDRIFEAYMGDKNIIKFEGDHNSPRPQFYFDSINIFFHNVLQPPEDELAGAFFDPMDDYFGKGGWRNVHGVDYDHKSSTTSKEPATSSTADAIKNLRTRRPMSRTEQDEKMDDEHCPSSSEMISFEFSNGRPCGPHVPTTSDDDQYVEYPLDDLTGFPSNVEEEERMLMEAVMESLKDLEMRHPQEGELPIDSSSSIKPLYRDDQDASPTDRCGSSETQLNSNPVEHCELSKTESTSTSVFNAQKLASEQPSPDTSVTAGHAIDASSSGMENGSTGTSARSDTSASIQSSLDADMSANTKATLTVERSPAGNVMDGLMRRWDFNFFRNSNNR is encoded by the exons ATGGAACAACTCGTCAACTTTATCATTCGGCCACCCAG AGCTGAATATGACCCAAAAGATGATTTATTAGATCAAGAGTTCATGCTGAAAGGGAAGTGGTATCAGAGGAAAGATGTAGAG GTTAAAAACAGTCGGGGGGATATTCTTCAGTGCAGTCATTATGCGCCTATTGTTACTCCCGAAGGAAAGCCTTTGCCCTGTGTGATATACTGCCATGGGAACAG TGGGTGCAGGGCTGATGCCAGTGAAGCTGCGATAATTTTGCTGCCATCGAACATTTCAGTTTTCACTCTTGATTTCTCTGGATCTGGACTCTCTGGAGGAGAGCATGTCACCCTGGGGTGGAATGAA AAGGATGATCTCAGGTCTGTGGTTGAATATCTGCGGGCTGATGGTAATATCTCTTTGATAGGCTTGTGGGGCCGTTCAATGGGTGCTGTTACTAG CCTAATGTATGGAGCTGAGGACCCTTCCATAGCTGGAATGGTTTTGGATAGTCCCTTCTCAGACCTAGTTGACCTGATGATGGAACTGGTAGATACCTACAAGATCCGTTTACCCAAGTTCACT GTGAAGTTTGCAATCCAATACATGCGAAGAGCTATTCAGAAAAAGGCAAAGTTTGACATAACGGACCTGAACACCATTAAG GTGGCAAATTCTTGCTTCGTCCCTGTTTTACTAGGGCATGCCATTGATGATGATTTCATACGCCCCCACCATTCAGATCGTATATTTGAGGCATATATG GGAGACAAAAACATTATCAAGTTTGAGGGGGACCATAACTCTCCACGTCCACAGTTCTACTTTgattctataaatatatttttccacaATGTTTTGCAACCTCCAGAGGATGAACTAGCTGGAGCATTTTTTGATCCCATGGATGATTACTTTGGTAAG GGCGGTTGGAGAAATGTACATGGAGTTGACTATGACCATAAATCTTCAACTACATCTAAAG AACCAGCAACAAGCAGCACGGCAGATGCCATTAAAAACCTCCGTACGAGAAGACCTATGAGCAGGACAGAG CAGGATGAAAAAATGGATGATGAGCATTGCCCATCATCATCTGAAATGATTAGCTTTGAATTTTCCAATGGCCGTCCTTGTGGCCCCCATGTTCCAACTACTTCAGATGACGATCAATATGTGGAATATCCACTTGATGACTTGACAGGTTTTCCGTCCAATGTGGAGGAGGAAGAAAGA ATGCTTATGGAAGCAGTGATGGAATCATTAAAAGACTTGGAAATGAGACATCCCCAGGAAGGAGAACTGCCTATCGATAGCTCCAGTTCTATAAAGCCTTTATATAGAGATGACCAGGATGCTTCTCCTACAGATCGTTGTGGGTCCTCAGAGACACAACTCAATTCCAATCCAGTCGAGCATTGTGAACTGTCAAAAACAGAATCCACTTCCACTTCGGTCTTCAATGCCCAGAAATTGGCATCTGAGCAGCCATCTCCTGATACGAGTGTGACTGCGGGACATGCAATTGATGCTTCTTCATCTGGCATGGAAAATGGAAGCACAGGAACTTCTGCTCGTAGCGATACTTCAGCAAGCATACAGAGCTCATTGGATGCGGACATGTCAGCCAATACAAAAGCCACATTGACTGTTGAACGTAGCCCGGCAGGCAATGTTATGGATGGTTTAATGCGTCGTTgggatttcaactttttccGAAACAGCAATAATCGATGA
- the LOC122274464 gene encoding uncharacterized protein LOC122274464 isoform X2, with amino-acid sequence MEQLVNFIIRPPRAEYDPKDDLLDQEFMLKGKWYQRKDVEVKNSRGDILQCSHYAPIVTPEGKPLPCVIYCHGNSGCRADASEAAIILLPSNISVFTLDFSGSGLSGGEHVTLGWNEKDDLRSVVEYLRADGNISLIGLWGRSMGAVTSLMYGAEDPSIAGMVLDSPFSDLVDLMMELVDTYKIRLPKFTVKFAIQYMRRAIQKKAKFDITDLNTIKVANSCFVPVLLGHAIDDDFIRPHHSDRIFEAYMGDKNIIKFEGDHNSPRPQFYFDSINIFFHNVLQPPEDELAGAFFDPMDDYFGKGGWRNVHGVDYDHKSSTTSKEPATSSTADAIKNLRTRRPMSRTEVPSNFPSKDDKSEDEDEKMDDEHCPSSSEMISFEFSNGRPCGPHVPTTSDDDQYVEYPLDDLTGFPSNVEEEERMLMEAVMESLKDLEMRHPQEGELPIDSSSSIKPLYRDDQDASPTDRCGSSETQLNSNPVEHCELSKTESTSTSVFNAQKLASEQPSPDTSVTAGHAIDASSSGMENGSTGTSARSDTSASIQSSLDADMSANTKATLTVERSPAGNVMDGLMRRWDFNFFRNSNNR; translated from the exons ATGGAACAACTCGTCAACTTTATCATTCGGCCACCCAG AGCTGAATATGACCCAAAAGATGATTTATTAGATCAAGAGTTCATGCTGAAAGGGAAGTGGTATCAGAGGAAAGATGTAGAG GTTAAAAACAGTCGGGGGGATATTCTTCAGTGCAGTCATTATGCGCCTATTGTTACTCCCGAAGGAAAGCCTTTGCCCTGTGTGATATACTGCCATGGGAACAG TGGGTGCAGGGCTGATGCCAGTGAAGCTGCGATAATTTTGCTGCCATCGAACATTTCAGTTTTCACTCTTGATTTCTCTGGATCTGGACTCTCTGGAGGAGAGCATGTCACCCTGGGGTGGAATGAA AAGGATGATCTCAGGTCTGTGGTTGAATATCTGCGGGCTGATGGTAATATCTCTTTGATAGGCTTGTGGGGCCGTTCAATGGGTGCTGTTACTAG CCTAATGTATGGAGCTGAGGACCCTTCCATAGCTGGAATGGTTTTGGATAGTCCCTTCTCAGACCTAGTTGACCTGATGATGGAACTGGTAGATACCTACAAGATCCGTTTACCCAAGTTCACT GTGAAGTTTGCAATCCAATACATGCGAAGAGCTATTCAGAAAAAGGCAAAGTTTGACATAACGGACCTGAACACCATTAAG GTGGCAAATTCTTGCTTCGTCCCTGTTTTACTAGGGCATGCCATTGATGATGATTTCATACGCCCCCACCATTCAGATCGTATATTTGAGGCATATATG GGAGACAAAAACATTATCAAGTTTGAGGGGGACCATAACTCTCCACGTCCACAGTTCTACTTTgattctataaatatatttttccacaATGTTTTGCAACCTCCAGAGGATGAACTAGCTGGAGCATTTTTTGATCCCATGGATGATTACTTTGGTAAG GGCGGTTGGAGAAATGTACATGGAGTTGACTATGACCATAAATCTTCAACTACATCTAAAG AACCAGCAACAAGCAGCACGGCAGATGCCATTAAAAACCTCCGTACGAGAAGACCTATGAGCAGGACAGAG GTTCCTTCTAATTTCCCTTCTAAAGATGATAAATCTGAAGATGAG GATGAAAAAATGGATGATGAGCATTGCCCATCATCATCTGAAATGATTAGCTTTGAATTTTCCAATGGCCGTCCTTGTGGCCCCCATGTTCCAACTACTTCAGATGACGATCAATATGTGGAATATCCACTTGATGACTTGACAGGTTTTCCGTCCAATGTGGAGGAGGAAGAAAGA ATGCTTATGGAAGCAGTGATGGAATCATTAAAAGACTTGGAAATGAGACATCCCCAGGAAGGAGAACTGCCTATCGATAGCTCCAGTTCTATAAAGCCTTTATATAGAGATGACCAGGATGCTTCTCCTACAGATCGTTGTGGGTCCTCAGAGACACAACTCAATTCCAATCCAGTCGAGCATTGTGAACTGTCAAAAACAGAATCCACTTCCACTTCGGTCTTCAATGCCCAGAAATTGGCATCTGAGCAGCCATCTCCTGATACGAGTGTGACTGCGGGACATGCAATTGATGCTTCTTCATCTGGCATGGAAAATGGAAGCACAGGAACTTCTGCTCGTAGCGATACTTCAGCAAGCATACAGAGCTCATTGGATGCGGACATGTCAGCCAATACAAAAGCCACATTGACTGTTGAACGTAGCCCGGCAGGCAATGTTATGGATGGTTTAATGCGTCGTTgggatttcaactttttccGAAACAGCAATAATCGATGA
- the LOC122274464 gene encoding uncharacterized protein LOC122274464 isoform X5: MEQLVNFIIRPPRAEYDPKDDLLDQEFMLKGKWYQRKDVEVKNSRGDILQCSHYAPIVTPEGKPLPCVIYCHGNSGCRADASEAAIILLPSNISVFTLDFSGSGLSGGEHVTLGWNEKDDLRSVVEYLRADGNISLIGLWGRSMGAVTSLMYGAEDPSIAGMVLDSPFSDLVDLMMELVDTYKIRLPKFTVKFAIQYMRRAIQKKAKFDITDLNTIKVANSCFVPVLLGHAIDDDFIRPHHSDRIFEAYMGDKNIIKFEGDHNSPRPQFYFDSINIFFHNVLQPPEDELAGAFFDPMDDYFGKGGWRNVHGVDYDHKSSTTSKEPATSSTADAIKNLRTRRPMSRTEDEKMDDEHCPSSSEMISFEFSNGRPCGPHVPTTSDDDQYVEYPLDDLTGFPSNVEEEERMLMEAVMESLKDLEMRHPQEGELPIDSSSSIKPLYRDDQDASPTDRCGSSETQLNSNPVEHCELSKTESTSTSVFNAQKLASEQPSPDTSVTAGHAIDASSSGMENGSTGTSARSDTSASIQSSLDADMSANTKATLTVERSPAGNVMDGLMRRWDFNFFRNSNNR; encoded by the exons ATGGAACAACTCGTCAACTTTATCATTCGGCCACCCAG AGCTGAATATGACCCAAAAGATGATTTATTAGATCAAGAGTTCATGCTGAAAGGGAAGTGGTATCAGAGGAAAGATGTAGAG GTTAAAAACAGTCGGGGGGATATTCTTCAGTGCAGTCATTATGCGCCTATTGTTACTCCCGAAGGAAAGCCTTTGCCCTGTGTGATATACTGCCATGGGAACAG TGGGTGCAGGGCTGATGCCAGTGAAGCTGCGATAATTTTGCTGCCATCGAACATTTCAGTTTTCACTCTTGATTTCTCTGGATCTGGACTCTCTGGAGGAGAGCATGTCACCCTGGGGTGGAATGAA AAGGATGATCTCAGGTCTGTGGTTGAATATCTGCGGGCTGATGGTAATATCTCTTTGATAGGCTTGTGGGGCCGTTCAATGGGTGCTGTTACTAG CCTAATGTATGGAGCTGAGGACCCTTCCATAGCTGGAATGGTTTTGGATAGTCCCTTCTCAGACCTAGTTGACCTGATGATGGAACTGGTAGATACCTACAAGATCCGTTTACCCAAGTTCACT GTGAAGTTTGCAATCCAATACATGCGAAGAGCTATTCAGAAAAAGGCAAAGTTTGACATAACGGACCTGAACACCATTAAG GTGGCAAATTCTTGCTTCGTCCCTGTTTTACTAGGGCATGCCATTGATGATGATTTCATACGCCCCCACCATTCAGATCGTATATTTGAGGCATATATG GGAGACAAAAACATTATCAAGTTTGAGGGGGACCATAACTCTCCACGTCCACAGTTCTACTTTgattctataaatatatttttccacaATGTTTTGCAACCTCCAGAGGATGAACTAGCTGGAGCATTTTTTGATCCCATGGATGATTACTTTGGTAAG GGCGGTTGGAGAAATGTACATGGAGTTGACTATGACCATAAATCTTCAACTACATCTAAAG AACCAGCAACAAGCAGCACGGCAGATGCCATTAAAAACCTCCGTACGAGAAGACCTATGAGCAGGACAGAG GATGAAAAAATGGATGATGAGCATTGCCCATCATCATCTGAAATGATTAGCTTTGAATTTTCCAATGGCCGTCCTTGTGGCCCCCATGTTCCAACTACTTCAGATGACGATCAATATGTGGAATATCCACTTGATGACTTGACAGGTTTTCCGTCCAATGTGGAGGAGGAAGAAAGA ATGCTTATGGAAGCAGTGATGGAATCATTAAAAGACTTGGAAATGAGACATCCCCAGGAAGGAGAACTGCCTATCGATAGCTCCAGTTCTATAAAGCCTTTATATAGAGATGACCAGGATGCTTCTCCTACAGATCGTTGTGGGTCCTCAGAGACACAACTCAATTCCAATCCAGTCGAGCATTGTGAACTGTCAAAAACAGAATCCACTTCCACTTCGGTCTTCAATGCCCAGAAATTGGCATCTGAGCAGCCATCTCCTGATACGAGTGTGACTGCGGGACATGCAATTGATGCTTCTTCATCTGGCATGGAAAATGGAAGCACAGGAACTTCTGCTCGTAGCGATACTTCAGCAAGCATACAGAGCTCATTGGATGCGGACATGTCAGCCAATACAAAAGCCACATTGACTGTTGAACGTAGCCCGGCAGGCAATGTTATGGATGGTTTAATGCGTCGTTgggatttcaactttttccGAAACAGCAATAATCGATGA
- the LOC122274464 gene encoding uncharacterized protein LOC122274464 isoform X1 yields the protein MEQLVNFIIRPPRAEYDPKDDLLDQEFMLKGKWYQRKDVEVKNSRGDILQCSHYAPIVTPEGKPLPCVIYCHGNSGCRADASEAAIILLPSNISVFTLDFSGSGLSGGEHVTLGWNEKDDLRSVVEYLRADGNISLIGLWGRSMGAVTSLMYGAEDPSIAGMVLDSPFSDLVDLMMELVDTYKIRLPKFTVKFAIQYMRRAIQKKAKFDITDLNTIKVANSCFVPVLLGHAIDDDFIRPHHSDRIFEAYMGDKNIIKFEGDHNSPRPQFYFDSINIFFHNVLQPPEDELAGAFFDPMDDYFGKGGWRNVHGVDYDHKSSTTSKEPATSSTADAIKNLRTRRPMSRTEVPSNFPSKDDKSEDEQDEKMDDEHCPSSSEMISFEFSNGRPCGPHVPTTSDDDQYVEYPLDDLTGFPSNVEEEERMLMEAVMESLKDLEMRHPQEGELPIDSSSSIKPLYRDDQDASPTDRCGSSETQLNSNPVEHCELSKTESTSTSVFNAQKLASEQPSPDTSVTAGHAIDASSSGMENGSTGTSARSDTSASIQSSLDADMSANTKATLTVERSPAGNVMDGLMRRWDFNFFRNSNNR from the exons ATGGAACAACTCGTCAACTTTATCATTCGGCCACCCAG AGCTGAATATGACCCAAAAGATGATTTATTAGATCAAGAGTTCATGCTGAAAGGGAAGTGGTATCAGAGGAAAGATGTAGAG GTTAAAAACAGTCGGGGGGATATTCTTCAGTGCAGTCATTATGCGCCTATTGTTACTCCCGAAGGAAAGCCTTTGCCCTGTGTGATATACTGCCATGGGAACAG TGGGTGCAGGGCTGATGCCAGTGAAGCTGCGATAATTTTGCTGCCATCGAACATTTCAGTTTTCACTCTTGATTTCTCTGGATCTGGACTCTCTGGAGGAGAGCATGTCACCCTGGGGTGGAATGAA AAGGATGATCTCAGGTCTGTGGTTGAATATCTGCGGGCTGATGGTAATATCTCTTTGATAGGCTTGTGGGGCCGTTCAATGGGTGCTGTTACTAG CCTAATGTATGGAGCTGAGGACCCTTCCATAGCTGGAATGGTTTTGGATAGTCCCTTCTCAGACCTAGTTGACCTGATGATGGAACTGGTAGATACCTACAAGATCCGTTTACCCAAGTTCACT GTGAAGTTTGCAATCCAATACATGCGAAGAGCTATTCAGAAAAAGGCAAAGTTTGACATAACGGACCTGAACACCATTAAG GTGGCAAATTCTTGCTTCGTCCCTGTTTTACTAGGGCATGCCATTGATGATGATTTCATACGCCCCCACCATTCAGATCGTATATTTGAGGCATATATG GGAGACAAAAACATTATCAAGTTTGAGGGGGACCATAACTCTCCACGTCCACAGTTCTACTTTgattctataaatatatttttccacaATGTTTTGCAACCTCCAGAGGATGAACTAGCTGGAGCATTTTTTGATCCCATGGATGATTACTTTGGTAAG GGCGGTTGGAGAAATGTACATGGAGTTGACTATGACCATAAATCTTCAACTACATCTAAAG AACCAGCAACAAGCAGCACGGCAGATGCCATTAAAAACCTCCGTACGAGAAGACCTATGAGCAGGACAGAG GTTCCTTCTAATTTCCCTTCTAAAGATGATAAATCTGAAGATGAG CAGGATGAAAAAATGGATGATGAGCATTGCCCATCATCATCTGAAATGATTAGCTTTGAATTTTCCAATGGCCGTCCTTGTGGCCCCCATGTTCCAACTACTTCAGATGACGATCAATATGTGGAATATCCACTTGATGACTTGACAGGTTTTCCGTCCAATGTGGAGGAGGAAGAAAGA ATGCTTATGGAAGCAGTGATGGAATCATTAAAAGACTTGGAAATGAGACATCCCCAGGAAGGAGAACTGCCTATCGATAGCTCCAGTTCTATAAAGCCTTTATATAGAGATGACCAGGATGCTTCTCCTACAGATCGTTGTGGGTCCTCAGAGACACAACTCAATTCCAATCCAGTCGAGCATTGTGAACTGTCAAAAACAGAATCCACTTCCACTTCGGTCTTCAATGCCCAGAAATTGGCATCTGAGCAGCCATCTCCTGATACGAGTGTGACTGCGGGACATGCAATTGATGCTTCTTCATCTGGCATGGAAAATGGAAGCACAGGAACTTCTGCTCGTAGCGATACTTCAGCAAGCATACAGAGCTCATTGGATGCGGACATGTCAGCCAATACAAAAGCCACATTGACTGTTGAACGTAGCCCGGCAGGCAATGTTATGGATGGTTTAATGCGTCGTTgggatttcaactttttccGAAACAGCAATAATCGATGA
- the LOC122274464 gene encoding uncharacterized protein LOC122274464 isoform X3: MAMIAEYDPKDDLLDQEFMLKGKWYQRKDVEVKNSRGDILQCSHYAPIVTPEGKPLPCVIYCHGNSGCRADASEAAIILLPSNISVFTLDFSGSGLSGGEHVTLGWNEKDDLRSVVEYLRADGNISLIGLWGRSMGAVTSLMYGAEDPSIAGMVLDSPFSDLVDLMMELVDTYKIRLPKFTVKFAIQYMRRAIQKKAKFDITDLNTIKVANSCFVPVLLGHAIDDDFIRPHHSDRIFEAYMGDKNIIKFEGDHNSPRPQFYFDSINIFFHNVLQPPEDELAGAFFDPMDDYFGKGGWRNVHGVDYDHKSSTTSKEPATSSTADAIKNLRTRRPMSRTEVPSNFPSKDDKSEDEQDEKMDDEHCPSSSEMISFEFSNGRPCGPHVPTTSDDDQYVEYPLDDLTGFPSNVEEEERMLMEAVMESLKDLEMRHPQEGELPIDSSSSIKPLYRDDQDASPTDRCGSSETQLNSNPVEHCELSKTESTSTSVFNAQKLASEQPSPDTSVTAGHAIDASSSGMENGSTGTSARSDTSASIQSSLDADMSANTKATLTVERSPAGNVMDGLMRRWDFNFFRNSNNR, translated from the exons atGGCAATGAT AGCTGAATATGACCCAAAAGATGATTTATTAGATCAAGAGTTCATGCTGAAAGGGAAGTGGTATCAGAGGAAAGATGTAGAG GTTAAAAACAGTCGGGGGGATATTCTTCAGTGCAGTCATTATGCGCCTATTGTTACTCCCGAAGGAAAGCCTTTGCCCTGTGTGATATACTGCCATGGGAACAG TGGGTGCAGGGCTGATGCCAGTGAAGCTGCGATAATTTTGCTGCCATCGAACATTTCAGTTTTCACTCTTGATTTCTCTGGATCTGGACTCTCTGGAGGAGAGCATGTCACCCTGGGGTGGAATGAA AAGGATGATCTCAGGTCTGTGGTTGAATATCTGCGGGCTGATGGTAATATCTCTTTGATAGGCTTGTGGGGCCGTTCAATGGGTGCTGTTACTAG CCTAATGTATGGAGCTGAGGACCCTTCCATAGCTGGAATGGTTTTGGATAGTCCCTTCTCAGACCTAGTTGACCTGATGATGGAACTGGTAGATACCTACAAGATCCGTTTACCCAAGTTCACT GTGAAGTTTGCAATCCAATACATGCGAAGAGCTATTCAGAAAAAGGCAAAGTTTGACATAACGGACCTGAACACCATTAAG GTGGCAAATTCTTGCTTCGTCCCTGTTTTACTAGGGCATGCCATTGATGATGATTTCATACGCCCCCACCATTCAGATCGTATATTTGAGGCATATATG GGAGACAAAAACATTATCAAGTTTGAGGGGGACCATAACTCTCCACGTCCACAGTTCTACTTTgattctataaatatatttttccacaATGTTTTGCAACCTCCAGAGGATGAACTAGCTGGAGCATTTTTTGATCCCATGGATGATTACTTTGGTAAG GGCGGTTGGAGAAATGTACATGGAGTTGACTATGACCATAAATCTTCAACTACATCTAAAG AACCAGCAACAAGCAGCACGGCAGATGCCATTAAAAACCTCCGTACGAGAAGACCTATGAGCAGGACAGAG GTTCCTTCTAATTTCCCTTCTAAAGATGATAAATCTGAAGATGAG CAGGATGAAAAAATGGATGATGAGCATTGCCCATCATCATCTGAAATGATTAGCTTTGAATTTTCCAATGGCCGTCCTTGTGGCCCCCATGTTCCAACTACTTCAGATGACGATCAATATGTGGAATATCCACTTGATGACTTGACAGGTTTTCCGTCCAATGTGGAGGAGGAAGAAAGA ATGCTTATGGAAGCAGTGATGGAATCATTAAAAGACTTGGAAATGAGACATCCCCAGGAAGGAGAACTGCCTATCGATAGCTCCAGTTCTATAAAGCCTTTATATAGAGATGACCAGGATGCTTCTCCTACAGATCGTTGTGGGTCCTCAGAGACACAACTCAATTCCAATCCAGTCGAGCATTGTGAACTGTCAAAAACAGAATCCACTTCCACTTCGGTCTTCAATGCCCAGAAATTGGCATCTGAGCAGCCATCTCCTGATACGAGTGTGACTGCGGGACATGCAATTGATGCTTCTTCATCTGGCATGGAAAATGGAAGCACAGGAACTTCTGCTCGTAGCGATACTTCAGCAAGCATACAGAGCTCATTGGATGCGGACATGTCAGCCAATACAAAAGCCACATTGACTGTTGAACGTAGCCCGGCAGGCAATGTTATGGATGGTTTAATGCGTCGTTgggatttcaactttttccGAAACAGCAATAATCGATGA